From the Deinococcus radiophilus genome, one window contains:
- a CDS encoding CHAD domain-containing protein: MPKASAPATPPESQNETASAQPTSLTEDLSGWWEGFQAAQPKAVHEVRKITRRAQAESGVSDMKKKVRRQWRDLRRAAAPVRDHDAAGEHLRDALKELGASATAQQRFEKGWAERRAQLLKRHPLPAQPPQGYDLPADWSARAEGALNKDRRALLKEGKALMKQADDPSNTDDWHDWRKRMKRYRYTLELSGKAPKVLKRMLEHLGRLQDAEVLLELLEAETEHFTRKDLAALRAREQQAGLDARAAARKLWPALKAELKGETPNGPDEADPASEETQPTTAPRPRTPRQPSKASTSQKKVSEKQPSAAKTKASPARSSTPKPTTAATTKTNAKSKAKATTTTTRKPTAQQPTRAAQADAAEPARRTRKTASTATTNKAQAHSKAPATRSRKKSGS, encoded by the coding sequence ATGCCCAAAGCTTCCGCCCCGGCCACCCCCCCTGAGTCCCAGAACGAGACTGCCAGTGCACAGCCCACCTCCCTGACAGAGGACCTGAGCGGCTGGTGGGAAGGGTTTCAGGCGGCCCAGCCGAAAGCCGTGCATGAGGTCCGCAAAATCACCCGCCGCGCCCAGGCTGAAAGCGGCGTGAGTGACATGAAGAAAAAAGTGCGCCGCCAGTGGCGTGACCTGCGCCGCGCTGCTGCCCCGGTACGTGACCATGACGCGGCAGGCGAACACCTGCGGGACGCCCTGAAGGAGTTGGGAGCCAGCGCCACAGCCCAGCAGCGCTTCGAGAAAGGCTGGGCCGAGCGCCGCGCCCAGTTGCTGAAGCGTCACCCTCTGCCCGCGCAGCCCCCACAGGGCTATGACCTCCCTGCCGATTGGTCCGCCCGCGCCGAGGGAGCACTGAACAAGGACCGCCGCGCTCTGCTGAAAGAAGGCAAGGCGCTGATGAAACAGGCCGACGATCCCAGCAACACTGACGACTGGCACGACTGGCGCAAACGGATGAAACGTTACCGCTACACCCTGGAGCTGAGCGGCAAGGCACCCAAAGTCCTGAAACGCATGCTGGAACACCTGGGCCGTCTGCAAGACGCCGAAGTGCTGCTGGAGCTACTGGAAGCCGAAACGGAGCACTTCACCCGAAAGGACCTGGCCGCCCTGCGAGCCCGCGAGCAGCAAGCTGGTCTGGACGCCCGCGCTGCGGCCCGTAAGCTGTGGCCTGCACTGAAAGCTGAGCTGAAAGGCGAAACGCCAAATGGCCCGGACGAAGCAGATCCAGCCAGCGAGGAAACCCAGCCGACCACTGCCCCTCGGCCCAGGACACCACGTCAACCCAGCAAGGCCAGCACCAGTCAGAAGAAGGTGTCCGAGAAACAACCCAGCGCCGCCAAGACCAAAGCGTCTCCAGCCCGTTCGAGTACACCAAAACCGACCACAGCTGCAACGACCAAGACCAACGCCAAGTCCAAGGCCAAAGCGACTACGACCACCACCCGGAAGCCTACTGCGCAGCAGCCAACCCGAGCCGCCCAAGCAGACGCAGCCGAACCCGCCCGCCGGACCCGCAAGACGGCCAGCACCGCCACGACCAACAAAGCGCAGGCTCACAGCAAAGCCCCAGCAACCCGCTCCCGCAAAAAATCTGGTTCTTAA
- a CDS encoding alpha/beta fold hydrolase yields MTNSADTAADQAAKPQTAVLLHAFPLDARMWDSQKAALEAAGLRVIVPHLPGFGGEDGQLNSLEDMAETLLDEVFPQEPVSLVGLSMGGYLALEVLAALQRRGQPERVGRLVLADTQSGGDDAKKREDREKQAQKVLNEGQEFMVETAREEQKPSTAEQTARMTREASREGIAAALRAMAAREDRRDVLRRAGEQGLSVLALVGSKDELTPPEQSQENADLSGGELKVIQGAGHLSNLDEPEAFNQALLDFLS; encoded by the coding sequence ATGACCAACTCCGCCGACACCGCTGCCGACCAAGCTGCCAAGCCCCAGACCGCCGTGTTGTTGCACGCCTTTCCGCTGGACGCCCGCATGTGGGACAGCCAGAAAGCCGCACTGGAAGCGGCGGGCCTGCGAGTCATCGTGCCGCATCTGCCGGGATTTGGCGGCGAGGATGGACAGCTGAACAGTCTGGAAGACATGGCCGAAACCCTGCTGGATGAGGTCTTTCCCCAGGAACCAGTCTCCCTGGTGGGCCTCAGCATGGGCGGCTATCTGGCACTGGAAGTCCTGGCAGCCCTGCAGCGGCGCGGACAGCCAGAGCGTGTTGGCCGTCTGGTGCTGGCCGACACCCAGTCTGGGGGCGACGACGCCAAGAAGCGCGAAGACCGTGAGAAACAGGCCCAGAAGGTGCTGAACGAGGGCCAGGAATTCATGGTGGAGACGGCCCGCGAGGAGCAAAAGCCCTCCACCGCCGAGCAAACGGCCCGCATGACCCGCGAGGCCAGCCGTGAAGGGATTGCCGCTGCACTGCGGGCCATGGCGGCGCGTGAGGACCGCCGGGACGTCCTGCGGCGCGCTGGGGAGCAGGGCCTGAGCGTGTTGGCCCTGGTAGGCAGCAAGGACGAACTGACACCGCCCGAACAGTCTCAGGAAAATGCCGATCTGAGTGGCGGCGAACTGAAGGTGATTCAGGGCGCTGGGCACCTCTCGAACCTGGATGAGCCGGAAGCGTTCAACCAGGCATTGCTGGACTTCCTGAGCTGA